One window of the Archangium primigenium genome contains the following:
- a CDS encoding YbeD family protein has product MTGNGQGEGPAQKAAEQDKKPLIEYPTVYTFKVMGRQAPDFMDYVRNLFRGLMGTEISPDSIQEQPSSKGTYVSLTVAVYLLSEEHRRSIYERLRQEPRIVYYL; this is encoded by the coding sequence ATGACGGGAAACGGCCAGGGAGAGGGTCCTGCTCAAAAAGCCGCCGAGCAGGACAAGAAGCCACTCATCGAGTACCCCACGGTCTACACCTTCAAGGTGATGGGACGGCAGGCTCCCGACTTCATGGATTACGTCCGGAACCTGTTCCGAGGACTCATGGGCACGGAGATCTCCCCGGACTCCATCCAGGAGCAACCCAGCAGCAAGGGGACCTACGTGTCCTTGACCGTCGCCGTCTACCTCTTGTCCGAAGAACATCGCCGCTCCATCTACGAGCGGCTCCGGCAAGAGCCTCGGATCGTCTACTACCTTTGA
- a CDS encoding PhoH family protein, translating to MRKNFILDTNVLLHDPRSIYGFREHNVIIPIYVIEEIDQFKRDLSELGRNARLVARYLDAFREEGSLKEGVRLPHGGILRVCFTERSALPSMADSNLMDNRILSVAIDLMEREPQSPAVFITKDTNLRIRADALGLIAEDYDAERVEITELYTGFTERLVSRELVDQMYKPGAEVELSDQESLAPHQFILLKDETNPSHAAMGRFNAARGRVVPLHRGIKEGTWGVRPRNMEQSFALDLLVNDEIKLVTIVGKAGTGKTLLAIAAGLHKVTEEAIYQKLLVSRPVFPLGRDIGYLPGTLEEKMNPWMQPIFDNVEFLMNLSRADKKAGRGYHELVDLGLMEIEALTYIRGRSIPNQYIIIDEAQNLTPHEVKTIITRVGDNTKIILTGDPFQIDNPYVDATSNGLVHTVNRFKNEKIAGHITMAKGERSALAELAANLL from the coding sequence ATGCGAAAGAACTTCATCCTCGACACCAACGTTCTCCTCCATGACCCGCGCTCCATCTACGGGTTTCGAGAACACAACGTCATCATTCCCATCTACGTCATCGAGGAGATCGATCAGTTCAAACGCGATCTCTCCGAACTCGGGCGCAACGCGAGATTGGTGGCGCGCTACCTCGACGCTTTCCGGGAAGAGGGTTCATTGAAGGAGGGAGTTCGCCTGCCACATGGCGGCATCCTTCGGGTGTGCTTCACCGAACGGTCTGCGCTGCCGTCCATGGCGGACAGCAACTTGATGGACAACCGCATCCTGTCGGTGGCCATCGACTTGATGGAGCGTGAGCCCCAATCGCCCGCCGTTTTCATCACCAAGGATACCAACCTGCGTATCCGCGCGGACGCGCTGGGCCTCATCGCCGAGGACTATGACGCCGAGCGTGTCGAGATCACCGAGTTGTACACCGGCTTCACCGAGCGTCTCGTTTCCCGGGAACTCGTGGACCAGATGTACAAGCCCGGCGCCGAGGTGGAGCTCTCCGATCAAGAGTCCCTGGCTCCCCATCAGTTCATCCTGCTCAAGGACGAGACGAATCCCTCCCATGCCGCCATGGGGCGATTCAACGCCGCCCGTGGGCGTGTGGTCCCGCTTCATCGGGGTATCAAGGAAGGCACCTGGGGCGTCCGTCCTCGGAACATGGAGCAGAGCTTCGCGCTGGACCTGCTCGTGAATGACGAGATCAAACTCGTCACCATCGTGGGCAAGGCCGGAACGGGCAAAACCCTCCTGGCCATCGCCGCAGGGCTCCACAAGGTGACCGAAGAAGCCATCTACCAGAAGCTGCTCGTCAGCCGACCCGTGTTTCCCCTCGGCCGGGACATCGGCTATCTGCCCGGCACGCTCGAAGAGAAGATGAACCCCTGGATGCAGCCGATCTTCGACAACGTGGAGTTCCTCATGAACCTCAGTCGCGCCGACAAGAAGGCCGGCCGCGGCTACCACGAACTCGTCGACCTGGGTCTGATGGAGATCGAGGCCCTTACCTACATCCGGGGACGCAGTATCCCCAATCAGTACATCATCATCGACGAGGCCCAGAACCTCACGCCCCACGAGGTCAAAACCATCATCACGCGCGTGGGCGACAACACGAAAATCATTCTCACCGGCGACCCCTTCCAGATAGACAACCCCTATGTGGACGCCACCAGCAACGGGCTCGTCCACACGGTGAACCGCTTCAAGAACGAGAAGATCGCGGGGCACATCACCATGGCCAAGGGAGAGCGCAGTGCCCTGGCCGAGCTCGCCGCCAATCTGCTCTAG
- the greB gene encoding transcription elongation factor GreB produces MRHDKPSNPMDADTDATVAADDEELEPASSPRRYLTRVGAERMHRELLLLLNEERPKVTAEVSAAAAQGDRSENAEYIYGKKRLREIDRRLRFLQKRLDTATIVAPSEQTDSSRIFFGATVTLEDEDGGIVRYQIVGSDEIDASGGRISIESPLARALLRKQVGDSVEVIRPRGEAEYTVVLIQYL; encoded by the coding sequence ATGCGTCACGACAAGCCCTCCAACCCCATGGATGCGGACACGGACGCGACCGTGGCTGCGGATGACGAGGAACTGGAGCCGGCCTCCAGTCCGCGCCGCTATCTCACGCGAGTTGGGGCCGAACGCATGCATAGGGAGTTGTTGCTTCTTCTGAACGAAGAAAGACCCAAGGTGACTGCGGAAGTGTCCGCCGCAGCGGCCCAGGGAGATCGTTCGGAGAATGCCGAGTACATCTACGGAAAGAAACGTCTGCGGGAGATCGACCGACGCTTGCGCTTTCTGCAGAAGCGCCTGGACACCGCGACCATCGTCGCGCCTTCAGAGCAGACGGACTCCTCTCGGATCTTCTTCGGCGCGACCGTGACGCTCGAGGATGAGGACGGGGGCATCGTGCGCTATCAGATCGTGGGTTCGGATGAGATCGACGCCTCCGGGGGGCGGATCAGCATTGAGTCGCCCCTGGCGCGCGCGTTGTTGCGCAAGCAGGTGGGTGATTCGGTCGAGGTGATTCGCCCGCGGGGTGAAGCCGAGTACACGGTCGTGCTCATCCAGTACCTCTGA
- the gmk gene encoding guanylate kinase, which produces MNESSLLQPGLLLVLSAPSGTGKTTLARRLLAELPDAIFSISVTTRQPRGREQNGVDYHYVDVAAFQERIERGEFVEWAEVHGHFYGSSQAVVDEARTKKGIAIFDIDVQGGLAIKRKHPDTVRVFVLPPSLEELERRLRERGTDAEDTIRRRMLAARSEIERGAASYDYIIVNDDFDRAYRDLRSVVVAELCRRGRVDLSRLGLEKVGG; this is translated from the coding sequence ATGAACGAGTCCTCTCTCCTCCAACCCGGTCTCTTGCTTGTCCTCTCGGCTCCTTCGGGGACGGGAAAGACGACCTTGGCTCGGCGGCTGTTGGCTGAACTGCCCGACGCCATCTTCTCCATCAGTGTGACGACGCGGCAGCCCCGAGGCCGCGAGCAGAATGGGGTCGACTATCACTACGTGGACGTCGCTGCCTTCCAGGAGCGCATCGAGCGGGGTGAGTTCGTGGAGTGGGCCGAGGTTCACGGCCATTTCTACGGCAGTTCACAAGCGGTGGTGGACGAGGCGCGGACGAAGAAGGGGATCGCGATCTTCGACATCGATGTACAGGGTGGGCTAGCGATCAAGCGCAAGCATCCCGACACGGTGCGCGTGTTCGTGCTGCCTCCGTCATTGGAGGAACTGGAGCGGCGTCTCCGGGAGCGGGGGACCGACGCGGAGGACACGATTCGTCGACGGATGTTGGCGGCCCGCTCGGAGATCGAGCGAGGTGCGGCGTCGTACGACTACATCATCGTGAATGACGACTTCGACCGTGCTTACCGCGATTTGCGCTCCGTGGTTGTCGCGGAACTCTGCCGACGAGGTCGAGTGGACCTGTCCCGGCTCGGACTGGAGAAGGTCGGAGGCTGA
- a CDS encoding YicC/YloC family endoribonuclease, translated as MLKSMTGFGAGRARVGDEEFSVEVRSLNHKFCEVKARLPRELAGLEAALLKQVKDRLARGAVEVFIKRQTATAAGTVPVVDVGLAREYARAMREVGEALGMMAEVSWAQVANQPGVMRLEERGMDVESASSAVPTALAQALGALEQMRRVEGEAIHADLDARLGLIEKWSREVAQLAPRSVEDYRQRLADRIAELSRGLQVDEQRLAQEVAVFAERTDIAEEMTRLASHLEQFRQLMTAGEPAGRRMDFLVQEMHREVNTTGSKSQHAEISARVVSMKVEVERIREQVQNVE; from the coding sequence ATGTTGAAGAGCATGACCGGATTCGGGGCGGGACGTGCACGCGTCGGGGACGAAGAGTTCTCCGTCGAGGTGCGCTCGCTCAACCACAAGTTCTGTGAAGTGAAGGCGCGACTGCCGAGGGAACTGGCGGGGCTGGAAGCGGCGCTGCTGAAGCAGGTGAAGGATCGACTCGCCCGCGGGGCGGTGGAGGTCTTCATCAAGCGGCAGACGGCGACGGCGGCGGGAACGGTGCCCGTGGTGGATGTGGGCCTGGCGCGGGAGTACGCCCGGGCCATGCGGGAGGTGGGGGAGGCCCTGGGCATGATGGCCGAGGTCTCGTGGGCGCAGGTGGCCAATCAGCCAGGGGTGATGCGGCTCGAGGAGCGCGGCATGGACGTGGAGTCCGCGTCGAGTGCCGTGCCCACCGCGTTGGCTCAGGCGCTCGGAGCCCTGGAGCAGATGCGCCGGGTCGAGGGTGAGGCCATCCACGCGGACCTGGATGCGCGGTTGGGCCTCATCGAGAAGTGGAGTCGGGAGGTGGCGCAGCTGGCGCCCCGCTCGGTGGAGGACTACCGCCAGCGTCTGGCCGACCGGATCGCGGAGCTGTCCCGGGGCCTTCAGGTGGACGAGCAACGCCTGGCGCAGGAGGTGGCGGTGTTCGCGGAGCGCACCGACATCGCTGAGGAGATGACCCGGTTGGCGAGTCACCTGGAGCAGTTCCGCCAGCTCATGACCGCGGGAGAGCCCGCGGGTCGGCGCATGGACTTCCTGGTGCAGGAGATGCACCGGGAGGTGAACACCACGGGCTCGAAGAGCCAGCACGCGGAGATCTCCGCGCGAGTGGTGTCGATGAAGGTTGAAGTCGAGCGAATCCGCGAACAGGTGCAGAACGTCGAATGA
- a CDS encoding glycosyltransferase family 9 protein has product MVWLKRLEYGAKLALALLASALLWRPGRRRTAETPLPFPRRILLVRIDNRVGEALLTTPLLSVLRAASRPPEVHVLAHAKVARVLASHPEADRIISFNRRLLWLGPLAPGIRALRRERYDVVVDCANWATPSVTSAIISRLIGPQALVVGPRTWPVHKLHSLSVPARTDTPQEVLQRVHLLSPFVDTSRPARMSFRRPLISEKFHAWLEAGAQTPRAVINPGGRLGWRRIPPEVFAAAARALLSSGRTPIVTWGPGEEELAKSVVAAAPGAQLAPPTNIDELAALMRDAGLTLCNNTGPMHLSVAVGAPTLALFLRMDMARWGHDYPPHRMLDLTPVIDAGGDVEARVFEEVRAFADGLQLRASNA; this is encoded by the coding sequence ATGGTCTGGCTCAAGCGGCTCGAATACGGGGCGAAGCTGGCGCTCGCCCTCCTGGCATCCGCCCTCCTCTGGAGACCCGGGCGGCGACGGACGGCGGAAACGCCCCTCCCCTTTCCCCGGCGCATCCTCCTCGTCCGGATCGACAACCGGGTGGGAGAAGCCCTTCTCACGACCCCCCTGCTCTCCGTCCTGAGAGCCGCCTCCCGCCCTCCCGAGGTGCACGTCCTCGCCCACGCCAAGGTCGCCCGGGTCCTGGCCAGCCACCCCGAGGCCGATCGCATCATCTCCTTCAACCGGCGTCTGCTCTGGCTCGGTCCCCTCGCGCCCGGTATCCGGGCCCTGCGGCGTGAGCGCTATGATGTTGTCGTCGACTGCGCCAACTGGGCCACGCCCTCCGTGACCTCCGCCATCATCTCCCGGCTCATCGGACCCCAAGCGCTCGTCGTGGGCCCCCGGACCTGGCCCGTTCACAAGCTGCACTCCCTGTCCGTGCCCGCACGCACCGATACCCCCCAGGAAGTCCTCCAGCGCGTCCACCTGCTCTCGCCTTTCGTGGACACCTCCCGCCCCGCGCGGATGTCCTTCCGCCGTCCCCTCATCAGCGAGAAGTTCCACGCCTGGCTCGAGGCCGGCGCCCAGACGCCTCGCGCGGTGATCAACCCGGGCGGCCGGCTCGGTTGGCGCCGCATCCCTCCCGAGGTGTTCGCCGCCGCCGCCCGGGCCCTCCTCTCCTCGGGGCGCACCCCCATCGTCACCTGGGGTCCCGGCGAAGAGGAGCTCGCCAAGAGCGTGGTCGCCGCGGCGCCCGGCGCCCAGCTCGCGCCTCCCACCAATATCGACGAGCTCGCCGCCCTCATGCGCGACGCCGGACTCACCCTCTGCAACAACACCGGGCCCATGCACCTGTCCGTGGCCGTCGGCGCCCCCACCCTGGCCCTCTTCCTGCGCATGGACATGGCTCGCTGGGGACATGACTACCCCCCCCATCGCATGCTCGACCTCACGCCCGTGATCGACGCCGGCGGCGATGTCGAGGCGCGGGTTTTCGAGGAAGTCCGCGCTTTCGCCGACGGACTCCAGCTCCGCGCCTCAAACGCCTGA
- a CDS encoding Trm112 family protein: protein MPEAEAWWTTLACPVCEGRLSAQAPHPGQERGPGTWLGCERCGRRYPVRDGVPRLRPEDASPPSGV from the coding sequence ATGCCCGAGGCCGAAGCGTGGTGGACCACACTCGCATGTCCCGTGTGCGAGGGGCGCCTGAGCGCTCAGGCGCCGCATCCGGGACAGGAGCGCGGGCCGGGAACCTGGCTGGGCTGTGAGCGGTGTGGTCGCCGGTACCCCGTACGGGACGGGGTGCCACGGCTGCGTCCCGAGGATGCGAGCCCGCCGTCAGGCGTTTGA
- a CDS encoding adenylyltransferase/cytidyltransferase family protein: MSTGHKVQRLEEIVARREQWRAEGRTVALANGIFDLLHVGHVRYLEGARELADHLVVAVNSDASTRAYKGPDRPHIPEVERAEMVAALACTDLVLVFDEPNVRGIIRALKPDVHVKGTDYTPESIPEADEVRAYGGRVAVAGDPKNHSTTELARRLRRERGETG, from the coding sequence GTGAGCACGGGGCACAAGGTGCAGCGGTTGGAGGAGATCGTCGCGCGGCGCGAGCAGTGGCGGGCCGAGGGGCGGACGGTGGCGCTGGCCAATGGAATCTTCGATCTGCTGCACGTGGGGCACGTGCGCTACCTGGAGGGGGCGCGGGAGCTGGCGGACCATCTGGTGGTGGCGGTGAACTCGGACGCCTCGACGCGGGCGTATAAAGGACCGGACCGTCCGCACATCCCCGAGGTCGAGCGGGCGGAGATGGTGGCGGCGCTGGCCTGCACGGACCTGGTGTTGGTGTTCGACGAGCCGAACGTGCGGGGCATCATCCGGGCGCTCAAGCCGGACGTGCACGTGAAGGGGACGGACTACACCCCCGAGAGCATCCCCGAGGCGGACGAGGTCCGCGCCTACGGCGGACGGGTGGCGGTGGCGGGAGATCCGAAGAACCACAGCACGACGGAGCTCGCGCGGCGGCTGCGGCGCGAGCGCGGCGAGACCGGCTAG
- a CDS encoding bifunctional heptose 7-phosphate kinase/heptose 1-phosphate adenyltransferase, translating to MAAVSSSRANPSLAQLPLAFARRRVLLVGDLVADHYIYGQTDRVSREAPVLIVRHESSEVKLGGGANVAANVRALSGQVTVVGLLGADEMGRALRGLFDEAGARLSVVSARGVETETKTRILAGGMSTTRQQMLRLDRGQRGDLPPKLRRALVKRVEEAARDVDAVVVSDYGAGVVGDEMREALRRLAAEGLPVCVDSRYSLASFTGLTVCKPNEPELQSLVGRPLRTEAELVEAGHEARRRLECRALLVTRGRHGMMLFDEKGALERLPVHGAKEAVDVTGAGDTVIAAFALGLAAGGGYGDAARLANVAGALAVQKLGTATVARDELLNELKGAR from the coding sequence ATGGCTGCCGTGTCGTCTTCTCGAGCGAATCCGTCCCTGGCCCAGCTTCCCCTGGCCTTCGCGCGCCGCAGGGTGCTGCTGGTGGGGGACCTGGTGGCGGACCATTACATCTATGGCCAGACGGACCGGGTGAGCCGCGAGGCGCCGGTGCTGATCGTCCGCCACGAGTCCTCCGAGGTGAAGCTGGGGGGAGGGGCGAACGTGGCGGCGAACGTGCGGGCGCTCTCGGGACAGGTGACGGTGGTGGGGCTGCTGGGCGCGGACGAGATGGGCCGGGCGCTGCGCGGCTTGTTCGACGAGGCGGGCGCGCGCTTGAGCGTGGTGAGTGCCCGGGGCGTGGAGACGGAGACGAAGACGCGCATCCTGGCGGGCGGGATGAGCACGACCCGGCAGCAGATGTTGAGACTGGACCGGGGTCAGCGAGGCGACTTGCCGCCGAAGCTGCGGCGCGCGCTGGTGAAGCGGGTGGAGGAAGCGGCGAGGGACGTGGACGCGGTGGTGGTGTCGGACTACGGCGCGGGGGTGGTGGGGGACGAGATGCGCGAGGCCTTGCGGCGACTGGCGGCGGAGGGCCTCCCGGTGTGCGTGGACAGCCGCTACAGCCTGGCGTCCTTCACGGGGCTGACGGTGTGCAAGCCGAACGAGCCGGAGCTGCAATCGCTGGTGGGTCGGCCGCTGCGCACGGAGGCCGAGCTGGTGGAGGCGGGGCACGAGGCGCGGCGGCGGCTGGAGTGCCGGGCCCTGCTGGTGACGCGGGGACGGCACGGCATGATGCTCTTCGACGAGAAGGGCGCGCTGGAGCGGTTGCCGGTCCACGGGGCGAAGGAGGCGGTGGACGTCACGGGCGCGGGGGACACGGTGATCGCGGCGTTCGCGCTGGGACTGGCGGCGGGAGGGGGCTACGGCGACGCGGCGCGGCTGGCGAACGTGGCGGGAGCGCTGGCGGTGCAGAAGTTGGGGACGGCGACGGTGGCGCGGGACGAGCTGCTGAACGAGCTGAAGGGGGCGCGGTGA
- the lpxK gene encoding tetraacyldisaccharide 4'-kinase, producing the protein MTGPTAIERVFYPGAPETWSRRALLAPLELASWAYGAGVRMRGALYDAGLMRAERVEGLRVISVGNLNVGGTGKTPAVLCLAEWLLREGRRVGILTRGYGRATTRPVTFVGGGPLPSVGEAGDEPLLLARRCPGVRLLVGADRRALARRARDEFGLEVVLLDDGFQHRRLARDEDVVVVDEAVGFGNGRMLPRGPLREPLSGLSRATLLWVRTAAGGGEGRPIPSMAPRVRTRYRPTAWVDPGDGVHPPESLRGQPVLALAGLARPGGFLRTLEELGVDVRGTAFFPDHHTFGARELQEVRSRAVALGARVVTTEKDAVRLPEGFEAWRVRLGVDVLEGAEHLRRALGLG; encoded by the coding sequence GTGACGGGGCCCACGGCGATCGAGCGGGTGTTCTACCCGGGAGCGCCGGAGACCTGGAGCCGCAGGGCCCTGCTCGCGCCGCTCGAGCTCGCGTCCTGGGCGTACGGCGCGGGGGTCCGGATGCGGGGCGCGCTCTACGACGCGGGGCTCATGCGCGCCGAGCGGGTGGAGGGGTTGCGGGTCATCTCGGTGGGCAACCTCAACGTGGGCGGGACGGGGAAGACACCCGCGGTGTTGTGCCTGGCGGAGTGGCTGCTGCGCGAGGGGCGGCGGGTGGGCATCCTGACGCGCGGCTATGGCCGGGCCACGACGCGGCCGGTGACGTTCGTGGGGGGCGGGCCCTTGCCCTCGGTGGGGGAGGCCGGGGACGAGCCCCTGTTGCTGGCGCGCCGGTGTCCGGGGGTGCGGCTGTTGGTGGGGGCGGACCGGCGGGCGCTGGCGCGTCGGGCGCGGGACGAGTTCGGGCTGGAGGTGGTGCTGTTGGACGACGGCTTCCAGCACCGGCGCCTGGCGCGTGACGAGGACGTGGTGGTGGTGGACGAGGCGGTGGGCTTCGGCAATGGCCGGATGCTGCCGCGGGGGCCGTTGCGCGAGCCCCTGTCGGGATTGAGCCGGGCCACGCTGCTCTGGGTGCGCACGGCGGCGGGAGGTGGGGAGGGGCGGCCGATTCCCTCGATGGCGCCGCGGGTCCGCACGCGGTATCGGCCCACGGCCTGGGTGGATCCCGGGGATGGTGTGCACCCTCCGGAGTCCTTGAGGGGACAGCCGGTGCTGGCGCTGGCGGGGTTGGCGCGGCCGGGGGGCTTCTTGCGGACCTTGGAGGAACTGGGCGTGGACGTGCGAGGCACGGCGTTCTTCCCGGACCATCACACCTTTGGCGCGAGGGAACTCCAGGAGGTGCGGAGCCGAGCGGTGGCCCTGGGGGCGCGGGTGGTGACGACGGAGAAGGACGCGGTGCGTCTGCCCGAGGGCTTCGAGGCCTGGAGGGTGCGCTTGGGGGTGGACGTGCTGGAGGGCGCGGAGCATCTGCGTCGGGCGCTGGGGCTCGGGTAG
- a CDS encoding glycosyltransferase, with the protein MRILHLLASPFWSGPAENVALLALAQREAGHEVTVAVDRRRTRVSAEEPVVPRLEALGLLDDGGLELSVKSPPWRMARDVWRLRARRVDVVHAHFTHDHLVARWGRPRGAVVVRSVHAPRSLRPSLPRADAYTVPASSVITRLVGRRVRVLPPLVDARFRPAEDRAALRRELGLEGEPLIGMVSTFQPSRRHELGVEAFARLRREKPEARLVLVGDGELVEPVRERVRALGLGERVTFAGYQREDAFARWLRVLDEVWILGLGNDWSARAAAQARASGVRVVAVEEGNLPALADAWVAELTPEAVVAASDSGARVLIRPADNARIAAEILDLYAQAKAGP; encoded by the coding sequence GTGAGGATCCTCCACCTGCTGGCGAGTCCCTTCTGGAGCGGCCCGGCGGAGAACGTGGCGCTGCTGGCCCTGGCGCAGCGCGAGGCGGGCCACGAGGTGACGGTCGCGGTGGACCGGCGGCGCACGCGCGTCTCGGCCGAGGAGCCCGTGGTGCCGCGGCTCGAGGCACTGGGACTCTTGGACGACGGAGGCCTGGAGCTGTCGGTGAAGTCGCCGCCGTGGCGGATGGCGCGGGACGTGTGGCGCCTGCGGGCGCGGCGCGTGGACGTGGTGCATGCGCACTTCACCCATGATCACCTGGTGGCGCGCTGGGGACGGCCGCGCGGCGCGGTGGTGGTTCGCTCGGTGCATGCGCCCCGCTCCCTGCGACCGTCGCTGCCACGGGCGGACGCGTACACGGTGCCCGCCTCGTCGGTCATCACCCGGTTGGTGGGGCGGCGGGTGCGGGTGCTGCCGCCATTGGTGGACGCGCGGTTCCGGCCCGCGGAGGACCGCGCGGCGCTGCGGCGGGAGCTGGGCCTCGAGGGCGAGCCGCTCATCGGCATGGTGTCCACGTTCCAGCCCTCCCGGCGCCATGAGCTGGGCGTGGAGGCCTTCGCGCGACTGCGGCGGGAGAAGCCGGAGGCGCGGCTGGTCCTGGTGGGAGATGGCGAATTGGTGGAGCCCGTGCGGGAGCGGGTGCGGGCCCTGGGGTTGGGCGAGCGGGTGACGTTCGCTGGCTACCAGCGCGAGGACGCGTTCGCCCGCTGGTTGAGGGTGCTGGACGAGGTGTGGATTCTGGGATTGGGCAACGACTGGAGCGCGCGGGCGGCGGCACAGGCCCGGGCGAGCGGGGTGCGGGTGGTGGCGGTGGAGGAGGGCAACCTGCCGGCGCTGGCGGATGCCTGGGTCGCGGAGCTGACGCCCGAGGCGGTGGTGGCGGCGTCGGACTCGGGCGCGCGGGTGCTGATCCGGCCTGCGGACAACGCGCGCATCGCGGCGGAGATCCTGGACCTGTACGCCCAGGCGAAGGCGGGCCCGTGA
- a CDS encoding 3-deoxy-D-manno-octulosonic acid transferase encodes MRLLYIVASYLLFAVLFPVLSVHRKTRHGLRQRLGFFAPGELPARGDGPTFWMHGASAGDLLALSPMFAPLRARFPGCRIVLSTMTNSGYMMGRDRLARQVDAVVYAPYDLWGATRRAVRAIQPDVLVLEYTEIWPNLIRAASRAGGRVTLTNGRFSPGNQGRYRRLFSLIGNPLKDLSLFLMRGEDEAERVLALGAPDERVFVTGNTKFDALAVGERTPEDESLRAALGLKDGERVWIAGSTHEGEEEHLLAVYRRLLEAHPELRLVIAPRYIDRAGRIVALARDAGLSVGLRSKGNEERGRVVVLDSMGELSRAYGLATLVFVGGSFTTRGGQNILEPAGQGKPVLFGPHMENFQDSVQVLVGRGGIQVNDAEHLYRVMSELLAKPETVVSLGELARMTVRQVSGASQRNVEHMARVLGA; translated from the coding sequence ATGCGCCTGCTCTACATCGTCGCCAGCTATCTGCTCTTCGCCGTGCTCTTCCCCGTGCTGTCGGTGCACCGCAAGACGCGCCACGGCCTGCGGCAGCGCCTGGGCTTCTTCGCGCCCGGGGAGCTGCCCGCCCGAGGGGACGGCCCGACCTTCTGGATGCACGGCGCGAGCGCGGGAGACCTGCTGGCGCTCTCCCCGATGTTCGCGCCGCTGCGCGCCCGCTTTCCGGGCTGCCGCATCGTGCTCTCCACGATGACGAACTCGGGGTACATGATGGGCCGCGACCGTCTGGCCCGGCAGGTGGACGCGGTGGTCTACGCGCCCTACGACCTGTGGGGCGCGACGCGGCGGGCGGTGCGGGCCATCCAGCCGGACGTGCTGGTGCTCGAGTACACGGAGATCTGGCCCAACCTCATCCGCGCGGCGAGCCGGGCGGGGGGCCGGGTGACGCTGACCAACGGCCGGTTCTCCCCGGGCAATCAGGGCCGCTACCGGCGCTTGTTCTCGCTCATCGGCAACCCCTTGAAGGATCTGTCGCTCTTCCTGATGCGGGGCGAGGACGAGGCGGAGCGGGTCCTGGCGCTGGGCGCTCCGGACGAGCGGGTGTTCGTGACGGGCAACACCAAGTTCGACGCGCTGGCGGTGGGGGAGCGCACCCCGGAGGACGAGTCGTTGCGCGCGGCCCTGGGCCTGAAGGACGGCGAGCGGGTGTGGATCGCCGGCAGCACGCACGAGGGCGAGGAGGAGCACCTGCTGGCGGTCTACCGGCGCCTGTTGGAGGCCCATCCGGAGCTGCGGTTGGTGATCGCCCCCCGGTACATCGATCGCGCGGGCCGCATCGTGGCGTTGGCCCGGGACGCGGGCCTGAGCGTGGGCCTGCGCTCCAAGGGCAACGAGGAGCGGGGACGCGTGGTGGTGTTGGACTCGATGGGTGAGCTGTCGAGGGCCTATGGCCTGGCGACCCTGGTGTTCGTGGGTGGCTCGTTCACCACGCGGGGCGGGCAGAACATCCTGGAGCCGGCGGGGCAGGGCAAGCCGGTGCTGTTCGGCCCGCACATGGAGAACTTCCAGGACAGCGTGCAGGTGCTGGTGGGCCGGGGCGGCATCCAGGTGAACGACGCGGAGCACCTGTACCGGGTGATGTCGGAGCTCCTGGCCAAGCCGGAGACGGTGGTGTCGCTGGGGGAGCTGGCGCGGATGACGGTGCGGCAGGTGTCCGGCGCGAGCCAGCGCAACGTGGAGCACATGGCGCGGGTGCTTGGCGCGTGA